One Cellulomonas taurus genomic region harbors:
- a CDS encoding CCA tRNA nucleotidyltransferase — protein MSESSQNLAVLRQRALTVIAELAPAALELGELFRAAGHELALVGGPVRDAFLGRASADLDFTTSATPDESERILARWGDAHWDIGREFGTIGAQKRSRRGDQSEDVVVEVTTYRTDAYDPTSRKPEVAFGDTLDGDLSRRDFTVNSMAIRLPDLTFVDPFDGLSDLARGVLRTPVDPRQSFDDDPLRMMRAARFAAQLGFTVDDDAFTAATDMADRISIVSAERVRDELVKLLLSADPRAGLRVLVDTGLADRVLPELPALRLEIDEHHRHKDVYEHSLTVLDKAIALETGPDGPVPGPDLVLRLAALLHDIGKPPTRRFEDGGGVSFHHHEVVGAKMTAKRLRALHFDKNTIKQVSRLVELHLRFHGYGDGAWTDSAVRRYVTDAGPLLERLHRLTRSDCTTRNQRKARRLSEAYDDLEQRIAELREQEELAAIRPDLDGTQIMAILGIGPGREVGEAYRHLLELRMENGPMGEDAARAALLAWWAGR, from the coding sequence GTGTCGGAGTCATCCCAGAACCTTGCCGTCCTGCGCCAGCGCGCCCTGACGGTGATCGCCGAGCTCGCACCCGCTGCCCTGGAGCTCGGGGAGCTGTTCCGCGCCGCCGGACACGAGCTGGCCCTGGTCGGCGGTCCGGTGCGCGACGCGTTCCTGGGCCGGGCCAGCGCCGACCTGGACTTCACCACCTCCGCCACCCCCGACGAGTCGGAGCGGATCCTCGCCCGCTGGGGCGACGCGCACTGGGACATCGGCCGCGAGTTCGGCACGATCGGCGCCCAGAAGCGCAGCCGCCGCGGGGACCAGAGCGAGGACGTGGTGGTCGAGGTGACCACCTACCGCACCGACGCCTACGACCCGACCTCCCGCAAGCCCGAGGTGGCCTTCGGCGACACGTTGGACGGCGACCTGTCCCGGCGCGACTTCACCGTGAACTCGATGGCGATCCGGCTGCCCGACCTCACCTTCGTGGACCCCTTCGACGGCCTGAGCGACCTGGCCCGTGGCGTGCTGCGCACCCCGGTCGACCCCCGGCAGTCATTCGACGACGACCCGCTGCGGATGATGCGGGCCGCCCGGTTCGCCGCGCAGCTCGGGTTCACCGTCGACGACGACGCCTTCACCGCCGCCACCGACATGGCCGATCGGATCAGCATCGTCTCCGCCGAGCGGGTGCGGGACGAACTGGTCAAGCTCCTGCTGTCCGCCGACCCGCGCGCCGGGCTGCGGGTGCTGGTCGACACCGGACTGGCCGACCGGGTGCTGCCCGAACTGCCCGCGCTGCGCCTGGAGATCGACGAGCACCACCGCCACAAGGACGTCTACGAGCACTCGCTGACCGTCCTGGACAAGGCGATCGCCCTGGAGACCGGCCCCGACGGACCGGTGCCCGGCCCCGACCTGGTGCTCCGGCTCGCCGCGCTGCTGCACGACATCGGCAAGCCGCCCACCCGCCGGTTCGAGGACGGCGGCGGCGTCAGCTTCCACCACCACGAGGTGGTCGGCGCCAAGATGACCGCGAAGCGGCTGCGGGCGCTGCACTTCGACAAGAACACGATCAAGCAGGTGTCCCGGCTGGTCGAACTGCACCTGCGGTTCCACGGCTACGGCGACGGTGCCTGGACCGACTCCGCGGTGCGCCGCTACGTCACCGACGCCGGCCCGCTGCTGGAACGGCTGCACCGGCTGACCCGCTCGGACTGCACCACCCGCAACCAGCGCAAGGCCCGTCGGCTGTCCGAGGCCTACGACGACCTGGAGCAGCGGATCGCCGAGCTGCGGGAGCAGGAGGAGCTCGCGGCGATCCGGCCCGACCTGGACGGGACGCAGATCATGGCGATCCTCGGCATCGGGCCGGGGCGCGAGGTCGGCGAGGCATACCGGCACCTGCTGGAGCTGCGGATGGAGAACGGGCCGATGGGGGAGGACGCTGCGCGGGCGGCGCTGCTGGCCTGGTGGGCGGGGCGCTGA
- a CDS encoding NUDIX hydrolase — MSEPTPAMPPAGIPAPPGGHALRIDPRGARPRTTLPVVEETSAGGLVVRVSGGVHVAAVIARRNRAGRLEWCLPKGHLEGTETAEEAAVREIAEETGIIGTIVRRLGVIDYWFTGDDRRVHKMVHHYLLGAVGGELTVEDDPDGEAEDAAWVPVSELPSRLAYPNERRLAETASLVLADGA; from the coding sequence ATGTCCGAGCCGACCCCCGCCATGCCCCCGGCCGGCATTCCCGCGCCTCCGGGCGGTCACGCGCTGCGGATCGACCCGCGCGGCGCCCGGCCCCGCACGACGTTGCCGGTGGTCGAGGAGACCTCGGCCGGTGGTCTGGTGGTCCGGGTCAGTGGTGGGGTGCACGTCGCCGCGGTGATCGCGCGACGCAACCGGGCCGGTCGGCTCGAGTGGTGCCTGCCGAAGGGTCATCTGGAGGGCACCGAGACCGCCGAGGAGGCGGCCGTGCGGGAGATCGCCGAGGAGACAGGGATCATCGGCACCATCGTGCGTCGGCTCGGGGTGATCGACTACTGGTTCACCGGGGACGACCGCCGGGTGCACAAGATGGTGCATCACTACCTGTTGGGCGCCGTGGGTGGCGAGCTCACCGTCGAGGACGACCCGGACGGCGAGGCAGAGGACGCGGCGTGGGTGCCGGTGTCCGAGCTGCCGTCCCGGCTGGCCTATCCCAACGAGCGTCGACTGGCCGAGACCGCTTCCCTGGTGCTGGCCGACGGGGCATGA